Within Hydra vulgaris chromosome 02, alternate assembly HydraT2T_AEP, the genomic segment tttgcaatttccattaacaaaattaatttttattttattagttaactttttataaagtttaactggcttttcaaccatatataaCATGATAtggttttaataacaaaaaatagttaaaaaattaattttattgattatggAAGTTAAGAAATTTACTTAGTTACGCCCATAGCAAGAAATCTTTTCATTGATATATTTATCTAAGAACTAAATTTTAAgtggttgtttttatttttgggtTTGTATAATTACTTAACCAGGCCTGTAGCAACGAGGGAGAGGGAGGGGAGAGAGGGTAGCAGGAGCATTTGCCCTCCCCCCtaccttaataattttttaaataaataattttgaagttagtttttagaaaaaaccaaACGATTACAAAGATCTAATTTGTTATCTGTATTTTTGGCATAAGTTCTTTTGACAAAAACCACCACactggcggattaagacttttACGGGCCCAGGACTATTTTTTTCGGAGAaaacatgattaaaaaaaaagaagccttTTAATCCAGTAATGCCctccaatatattttttgttcctGTAAACTACTTAAAAACCAAAGTTGTAAATcttgtaatgtttttaattaaagtgagtgaatgaaatttttaattaatatattgtttttaaactttgaagctTGATTtctcaattgtatttttttgacTGACTGCGAACAGCAAatcatttatatctttttatcctcaattaacttcaaattttcagggttgttttttttatagatagaaCTGCAATACCTTACTAGAACTAACCTTCAACTTGTTTCCATTtgaatatctttatattttaccaAAGGCTTTTGCATCGAAAACatcctttaaaattaaaagtgctgccattttaaaaatagttattattttaggtttttctagtaaggttttgttttttacattataatcCATCGGTAATCAGTGCAGTATGTTTTAGCTTGTAATGTCATAAAAAGCTGAGAAaatgtagttttcttttttattatctttctgCATTTAATGCTGAATCAGcataaaaaaggtaaataaatttttatttcagcattttaaattaaattaagcaTTATTTAGCCTTGCTACTAATTTTGGTATGTAGAAAAAGtcagaaatcaaaaaatattttttttaccataccACTTTAACTGAAACTACAATTTCAGAGCTCTAGCATATTTATTTAAGGATTTGatatatctttttcattttgaatgtttttaaaaatcttattttaaatataaaaaattttacatgttttaaaaaaaaaccttaagaGTGGCTCTGTctctcttaaagtttttttgtttgtatataagCAGAATTTTCTAAAATCAAACTCTTCGTTTAACGATTATTTCTAAACTTACGTTTTCTCTTTCTTCGACAATTGGTTGAATTATCAATTATTTCCGACAATTGTTTGGATTatcaattattttcaaatatattcacaaaaagtaataatttgattctaataaattttctaGAAGACCAAAGCAAGGATTATAACAACTCGTTACTAAAACAaacgaaaaaaacaaaaacgttttaATGTTTCAGAGTGTCTTTaactttttagtaatttatagaAATGGAAAAAGCagataagttatataaaaaaagtataacaaattagagtttaaatctttaaaaaaatttttagagaaCAATAACTGTAGCTAAAATGTTGTTAGAGAAACTCTTTTTTTGCTAAAACATAAATGAcctgcttttaattaaaaacttatgattaattataattttttaaaaatagggaccACCTTAAAATAGGGACCACCTTAAAGTAGGGACCACCTTAAAATAGGGACCACCTTAAAATAGGGACCACCTTAAcaagttgatttttaaaatagggaCCACCTTAAcaagttgatttttaaaatagggaCCACCTTAACAAGTTGATTACCACCTTAACAAGTTGATTATCACCTTAACAAGTTGATTATCACCTTAACAAGTTGATTATCACCTTAACAAGTTGATTATCACCTTAACAAGTTGGTTATTACCTTAACaagttgatttttgtttaatgtatgttagaaaattgaaaaaaatgctaaattttgcaaaataacaagtttaaaacatgaacacaaaactaatttttccaattcttttgtaacttttttcatatttccaCTAGAGTATTGCTAACCTTAAAAATACGTGGGATGCGTTTATTgggataaaattattacaacgGATTAAGTAGATAATAATTGAGATTTGGTTTCCTATGTTACGCATTACGATTGATTTGTTTGATTCAAACGAATTTTTCACGTCTAAAAGttcaaatcaataaaatacGTCTAATTTTTAGCGTACAAAAAAAGTGTAGCTTAaatgatttgttaaaaataaaaatatgcacGTATCAAGTACACAGAATCTCACAAGCGCAcaacaacattttaaattaataatttttttatagtttggtTTAACAAACatactttgaaatttatttttatgttagaCTTCCGAAATTGGAAGattaaaattaacattacaGAGTTTTATCTTGTATAGGATTTCATGTCATTCAATCTTTTATAGAACATATTTTCACATCTAAGTAAAAATAAGTTACTTTACTTGTATTgtattttcataatttcattCTCTCCACCTATTATATATATCTGACAAGATATTTTAATGTGCGCCACATGTAATAGCTATACTCAATTTATGAGATGGCGTAGATGTAAGCTATGTATGGTTAtggtatttataatacttaactGGTATAAGTATTATAGAGCATTTGTGCCCACCACATAAATGGTATAAACATTGTAGACACACATAGCCCACATTAACGCTATCCCATATATCGAGTGTGACTATCAATTAATTGCACAGTGGCCTACCCCAAATTTACTTTTTGGGTCATTACAACTCACATTAAAAACGTCATAAAACTTCAAAACGTCAGATTCTTAGAACTTAGtcaatactttttgtttaaaaaaattacaataatttgaaaatgttctaaaaccctattatattaaataaaatatatatttatattaattatattaaaaatgatatatatacaaaaaaacaggacaaaaaaaatgtccatttttataaagttaaaaatttaatttttttaatttttatcacaaaatttattaaccaaaattttgattatttttaatttcgtatggtttaaattattgttatggataaaatttattgtaaattaacaacatttaataaGATTTGAAATAAGAagttaaaacattgttttaacttaattttttttttttaaataagcattgCAAACGATAGTTTTTTCCCAACACCAAATCTTAGCAATAAACTTGAAAGCCGTTTCAAGATAATTTTGCATTCGAAAGATTTagggtaaatatatatatatatatatatatatatatatatatatatatatatatatatatatatatatatatatatatatatatgtatatcaaataatctaaaaatatcaaataaatatatatgtatatcaaaTAATCTGTCActgtttagattaaaaataaagattacaaaaagCATCATGGTATATTTATACGTTTTTTTATCTCTGGTTGCAATACTGGGAGTATTTTGTAATGGTTCTATCTTGGTTTCTGTCATAAGGTATCGTATACTTCGAAAGAAACATTACGCGTTGCTGGTCAGTCTTGCAGTTTGTGATACGCTAAAAATTTTGGTTATATTTtgtgtaataataaattttgcgataaaagatttcaaattttgtgtTATTACGAGTTGCTTTGGCATGCTACTTATATTTGTAACAACATTTCATCTTGCTGCAGAAAGTATAAATAGGTGTTTGATAATACAATTTCCTTATCGGTATGATGATGCCATTTCAAAAGAGAGGTTAGCATTTGCAATATTTGTGCTCTGGTTTTTTCCAATATTCTTTGAAGTAGTTTTGCCTCGGTTTTTCTACAGTAATGATTGGTTTGAATCTTACACTTTTCAAGCACACATGTTCGGCTGTAATACAAATGAACTTTATGGTACCGATCCTTATATAATTATAGTGCATGCTATTTTTTTTGGACTGCCTCTTTTAATAATGGTTATTTCTTACGGATTCATGCTTCATATGGCGTACAAAAGTGCGAAACAAATGCGAGAAACACAAGTTAGGAGACGAACAAGAAAGTCACCAGCTATAACAGAAACAAGATTTTCTAATCCCATTATTGCCATGGTTACATCAAGCTATGATACCGCAGCAATATCTTCTACTAACCAAGGAATCGAACCAATTGAACATCAAACAAGAACTCAAAGTGTAGCGTCTACAGCAAAAAAAGAGTTTCAAAGATTAATGAACAATAGAAAGCGTGAAATAAAAGCTTCAAAAACAGTAGTTATGATTGTCTTCACATTCATTGCTTGCAATGCTCCAACATTTTCCATGACTTGGACAGATATGAACTCTGAAAGTTCAACTTCAAAAAGTGAAGCAAGAATATTTTTGATTGGCCTTGCCTTTTTGCAAGTCTTTATTGATCCAATCGTGTACTTTTTGcgtttaaaagattataaaaacgCAAGAAAAACGATTAAAAGAGTTGGAACCACAATGATTCGTAAAACAATTcgaaaattataattattataatacataagttttataaatgaacataatagcaataaaattatttattttagacaattttattttatttttttaatatagaaatattctTTATACTTTAAAGTATTGTACTTAGTATTGGTATATAAtcttaattaatatatatatatatatatatatatatatatatatatatatatatatatatatatatatatatatatatatatatatatatatatatatatatatatatatatatatacagagtacagagagagagaaagagaaagagaaagagagagagagcttttacattattttttaatgaatgaaaattttatcaactttttaacaagtaaaaaatgctttaaaaaatcaaactaattttCTAAATTGCGTCTCAAATTAATGCAGCACTTGAAGattgttttcaattgaaaagatttgcatttctatatatatatgtatatatgtatatatatatatatatatatgtatatatatatatatatatatatatatatatatatatatatatatatatatatatatatataaatatatatatatacatatatttatatatatatatatatatgcatttatatatatatatatgtatatatatatatatatatatatatatatatatatatacatatatatatatatatatatatatatatatatatatatatatatatatatatatatatacatatatatgtatatatatatagttagatatatatatatatatatatatatatatatatatatatatatatatatatatatatatatatatatatatatatatatatatatatatatatatatatatatatatatatagattgatagatataaatgcatatatatgtgtgtatgtgcgtgtgtgtgtttatgtatctataaagtttgtaaataaaattttatatttttttaattctttaaatatatactttttatagatttttttatatatattttatgctaaaactctatatatttataagtattttatggCAACCCCTCTAATGCTACATCgatgttattataaatgttattattacttttatgttcCCAGGGTTGTTTTGCAAAGGCTAGCCCCAATTGTATATACTGAATAATAAATGGAATTACCACATTTTGTTTTGGTAAAACCTAAAACTTAATTTAGCTGAAGTTTTAGGTTTAATTCGCAACGCTGCACTAAGCGTCACACAGTGCCTCAGAAGCTGTAAAATGTGgccaaaatttatttattaacgaAAAAACATTATACATAACATGTTTCTAGAGTTTTTCTTGGTCCaggaattcttttttttttttaaagatctaaAAATGTTCTGCTTTGATGATACacctttgtttttaaagtaaaactaatCAAATTATGACAAACAAAAGGAACagttgtaatttaaaataatatttatttgatttaatttgtttatatgcTGAACTTTAAGAAAGAAATTTCTATTAAGTATGCTAAATTTAACTGCAACTTACTCAAAAAATTATCCAACCGAATATCAATTAAACGGACGAGaggttaaaaagttatttcaaaatatcCAAATAAAGATAAGAGGGTTCAAGAAAAATTCAGTATTCctaataattaatattactaataataacacAAAATGTTTGGTGAAGTACTAACCCTTATAAGAGCCTTTCTAATACTTTTAGAGAATcaatttttacttcattaaacaTTATGTGAACGGAAACTTATTTTCAAAGTGAACAAGACATAGTTAACAggcaaaaagtatatatttattaactaatttgtTACAAGCAAAGCAAGAGCATCAGCCGATAGATGTTCGCCATTTTCTGTCTTGTAAATCTTGCAgtttgtaaaagattttatagGGTCCGGTCTATTTAGAAGGTGGTTGAACTGATTTTTCATGACATTAAGTCTTGAAGTTTTTGCACAGTGATTTAATCGAGTTTTgctaacttttattgttttatactgTGTTAACAAGGTTCgtaatatcaaaaaaagttcaCAACAGGAGGTAATCCACTAATTTAAAGTGGTAGCCCTCTAATAAAGCACTCTAGTGTCTTAAAAAAGAGAATTAACCAGTGTGTGATTGACGATCATCAGATTCTACAAATGCACTCATACCTGTGTCGATGAAATTTGCAATATTATCAGCAACGTCATTGAAAAGGTAAAATCACTGgaagagaataaaaaattaaaaccatctGCATCAATACTTCACTGTTACAACCAAGTTATAGTAAAATTGTCTTCTAATTTAACCTGACTCATCTGCAAATGCTACATTaatcaaagcaattaaaatagatagcaaattacaaaaaaacaaaccaaaaaatctTGTATAGTTAGGTCCcagaatcaaaaaaaacaaacaccaaTGAAAAAGACAACGATACTGCTCAAGTAGAACTAATCATGAagtcattaaacaaaaatgttaaaattgtgCATACtcacagaaaaaaattaagataatctATTGTTCATAAAACTGACTCGGCAAGCAAAAATTAAGATAATCTATTGTTCATAAAACTGACTCGGCAAGCAATCTAAAATATACCCAGCTGATCTAGTTGTTCAATTAGAAAATGAAATCACACGTAATGTTATCATATCATCAGctaaaaatcttgaaaatacATGCcacaaaaacattttcattataCCAGACCACGGAACGCAAGGTAAAATGCAACGATCATCCAGTACAAGAATTGACCAGTCTCCCACTTGGAGGAAACCCATTTTCTCTTCCAAATTTGAATCAGATCTGGCTGATTACATAGTAGAAAAGGAAGCCAGGCTTTTTGGTCTTACCAGCTTAGATGTCCGTAGACTGGCCTTTCAGCTTGCAAAAATTAACGGTATTCCTAACCGTTTTAACTCTGCAAAAGAAAGAGCTGGACATGTCCGGCTAGCATCGTTTTTAAGTCGCCAATCACACTTATCTATAAGAACCCCAGAATCCACTTCTATTCCAAGAGCTACAGCATTTAACAAAGTAAATGTGGGCAAATTTTTTGACCTTTTGGAAAGGGAAATCGATGAGAAGAAATTTAAACctcatcaaatttttaatgtgGATGAAAAGGGCATTACCACTGTCCAGTCCAATAATGGCAAAATAATAGCACTAAAAGGGAAAAAACAAGTTGGCATCTTTTCTTCAGCTGAAAGATGAGGGTTGGTTACTACAATACTTTGCATGAGTGCATCTGAGACATATATCCCAc encodes:
- the LOC105850126 gene encoding uncharacterized protein LOC105850126 isoform X4 encodes the protein MVYLYVFLSLVAILGVFCNGSILVSVIRYRILRKKHYALLVSLAVCDTLKILVIFCVIINFAIKDFKFCVITSCFGMLLIFVTTFHLAAESINRCLIIQFPYRYDDAISKESNDWFESYTFQAHMFGCNTNELYGTDPYIIIVHAIFFGLPLLIMVISYGFMLHMAYKSAKQMRETQVRRRTRKSPAITETRFSNPIIAMVTSSYDTAAISSTNQGIEPIEHQTRTQSVASTAKKEFQRLMNNRKREIKASKTVVMIVFTFIACNAPTFSMTWTDMNSESSTSKSEARIFLIGLAFLQVFIDPIVYFLRLKDYKNARKTIKRVGTTMIRKTIRKL
- the LOC105850126 gene encoding alpha-1A adrenergic receptor isoform X2 — encoded protein: MVYLYVFLSLVAILGVFCNGSILVSVIRYRILRKKHYALLVSLAVCDTLKILVIFCVIINFAIKDFKFCVITSCFGMLLIFVTTFHLAAESINRCLIIQFPYRYDDAISKERLAFAIFVLWFFPIFFEVVLPRFFYSNDWFESYTFQAHMFGCNTNELYGTDPYIIIVHAIFFGLPLLIMVISYGFMLHMAYKSAKQMRETQVRRRTRKSPAITETRFSNPIIAMVTSSYDTAAISSTNQGIEPIEHQTRTQSVASTAKKEFQRLMNNRKREIKASKTVVMIVFTFIACNAPTFSMTWTDMNSESSTSKSEARIFLIGLAFLQVFIDPIVYFLRLKDYKNARKTIKRVGTTMIRKTIRKL